Proteins from one Chroococcidiopsis sp. CCMEE 29 genomic window:
- a CDS encoding glycosyltransferase family 4 protein: protein MYLLAVVTSFLISLLTVALIRQRFSQHLLDIPNERSSHTQPTPRGGGLGFILAFAATSGIVSVFKDHFSQFHNQTTNLDPATIWLILAPLALVGTIDDRQSVPASLRYLVQLTTAGLAVTFFAPFPQPWLTSLGTAGTILAIAFTAIGITALINFYNFLDGLDGLVAGVTAVQLGFLALYLNQPLFWLLVAALLGFLWWNWSPAKIFMGDAGSTVLGATVAIALLNTNNDTVHAWSALAITLPLVSDAIYTLVRRLIRGENIFQAHRSHLYQRLQQSGWSHAQVASTYIGLTLAIAISISFSGLQGAIISLVGVIVTLIVGELYLRSHALKQESQPVEGSTEAPYSTQ, encoded by the coding sequence ATGTATCTCCTTGCAGTAGTTACCAGTTTTCTGATTAGCCTACTTACCGTCGCCCTAATCAGACAGCGCTTCAGCCAACACTTACTCGATATTCCCAACGAGCGCAGTTCCCACACCCAACCTACACCACGCGGCGGCGGATTAGGATTTATCCTCGCCTTTGCAGCTACCAGTGGGATTGTCTCAGTCTTTAAAGACCACTTCAGCCAATTTCACAACCAAACAACTAACCTAGATCCAGCAACTATTTGGCTAATTCTCGCACCCTTGGCTCTAGTTGGCACGATTGACGATCGCCAAAGTGTTCCAGCCAGCCTTCGCTACCTAGTGCAACTAACCACCGCTGGACTAGCTGTTACCTTTTTCGCTCCCTTCCCCCAACCTTGGCTGACAAGTTTAGGCACTGCTGGCACTATCTTAGCGATCGCCTTCACCGCGATCGGCATAACCGCCCTGATCAACTTCTATAACTTCCTTGACGGTCTCGACGGTCTCGTCGCTGGTGTTACCGCAGTCCAGCTAGGCTTCCTAGCACTCTACCTTAACCAACCACTCTTCTGGCTACTTGTAGCAGCGCTACTCGGCTTTTTGTGGTGGAACTGGTCACCCGCCAAAATCTTCATGGGAGATGCTGGCAGCACTGTTTTAGGGGCTACTGTAGCGATCGCTCTACTCAATACCAACAACGATACTGTCCATGCTTGGTCTGCCCTTGCTATCACCCTCCCCCTCGTCAGCGATGCCATTTATACCTTAGTTCGTCGCCTCATCCGTGGTGAAAATATTTTTCAAGCCCACCGCAGCCATCTTTATCAACGCCTACAGCAATCTGGCTGGTCTCATGCTCAAGTTGCAAGTACCTACATCGGCTTAACACTTGCGATCGCCATCAGCATTAGCTTCTCTGGACTACAGGGAGCGATTATCAGTTTAGTTGGCGTTATCGTTACCCTAATTGTGGGCGAACTCTATTTGCGATCGCACGCCCTAAAACAGGAATCTCAACCTGTTGAGGGAAGCACCGAAGCGCCCTATTCGACTCAGTAG
- a CDS encoding YdcF family protein, with translation MKIGKRKVHWRSSLRFRKAWWTWLLTVLIVLSSIIPLRLAITLYQTPVPQAILVLDGAPDRIMFAAQFWQLHPTLEIWLSGCCSNSVLNRSIFRQAGVPDQWVNYDLRATDTVTHFTTLVRDFAHRNIRHLYMITSDYHMARARTLATLFFGSRGIAVTPVSVPSKGHQPESLIRIVRDCIRFVLWTVTGHTGASFNPRLSGCRACQASSAHLLQW, from the coding sequence ATGAAGATTGGTAAGCGAAAGGTTCATTGGCGATCTAGTTTAAGATTCAGGAAAGCTTGGTGGACTTGGCTCTTAACAGTTTTGATCGTTCTTAGCAGCATAATTCCCTTACGCTTAGCAATTACCTTATACCAAACTCCAGTTCCTCAAGCAATTTTAGTGTTAGATGGTGCGCCAGACCGAATCATGTTTGCGGCTCAGTTCTGGCAGTTGCATCCTACCTTAGAGATTTGGCTTTCTGGTTGTTGCAGCAATTCTGTCTTGAATAGGAGTATTTTCAGGCAAGCAGGAGTTCCAGACCAGTGGGTAAACTATGATTTACGAGCAACGGATACGGTGACTCACTTTACTACTCTTGTGAGAGATTTCGCCCATCGGAATATCCGGCATCTTTACATGATTACGTCGGATTATCATATGGCTAGAGCACGGACGCTTGCCACGCTGTTTTTTGGCAGCAGAGGGATTGCTGTGACACCTGTTTCTGTGCCGTCAAAGGGGCATCAACCGGAGTCCTTAATCCGGATTGTCCGGGACTGCATTCGCTTTGTGCTGTGGACAGTGACTGGTCATACTGGAGCCAGCTTCAATCCCCGCTTGAGCGGTTGTCGTGCTTGCCAAGCTAGCTCGGCTCATCTATTACAATGGTGA
- a CDS encoding NAD-dependent epimerase — MKVLVTGVAGFIGYHLAQRLLAENIQVYGIDNLNEYYDVYLKKARLAQLYPQAGFTFLFIDLADRDRMAELFQEHKFDYVVNLAAQAGVRYSLENPFAYADSNLSGFVNLLEGCRHSQVKHLVFASSSSVYGANTKVPFSVSDRVDHPISLYAATKKANELMAHVYSHLYHLPTTGLRFFTVYGPWGRPDMAYFKFVKAINEGKPIDVYNFGKMKRDFTYIDDVIEGVVRVMHQPPKGNLNDSVNSSDGATSTIPYKIYNIGNNNPVELMTFIEAIEKFLGKTAQKNFLPMQPGDVPSTYADVDDLMKDVGFKPATPIEEGIHCFVQWYRAYYKN, encoded by the coding sequence ATGAAAGTGCTGGTTACTGGAGTCGCTGGATTTATTGGCTATCATTTAGCACAGCGCTTACTAGCAGAAAATATACAGGTTTACGGCATCGATAACCTGAATGAATATTATGACGTGTATTTGAAGAAAGCAAGATTAGCTCAGCTATATCCGCAAGCTGGATTTACTTTCCTATTTATAGATTTGGCTGACCGCGATCGCATGGCTGAGCTGTTTCAAGAACACAAATTTGATTACGTGGTTAACTTGGCAGCTCAAGCTGGGGTGCGCTACTCTCTGGAGAATCCCTTTGCCTACGCAGATAGTAATCTTTCCGGTTTCGTAAATTTGTTGGAGGGGTGTCGCCACAGCCAAGTCAAACATCTGGTGTTTGCCTCTTCCAGTTCTGTCTATGGAGCAAATACTAAAGTGCCTTTTTCTGTGAGCGATCGCGTCGATCATCCGATTTCACTTTATGCTGCCACGAAAAAGGCAAATGAGTTGATGGCTCACGTCTACAGTCATCTATATCATCTACCCACAACTGGGCTACGTTTCTTCACAGTATATGGTCCCTGGGGACGACCAGACATGGCTTACTTTAAATTTGTTAAGGCAATTAACGAAGGTAAGCCAATCGATGTTTATAACTTTGGCAAGATGAAGCGCGACTTCACTTACATCGATGACGTGATTGAAGGAGTAGTGCGGGTGATGCATCAGCCCCCCAAAGGTAATCTCAACGATAGTGTCAACAGTTCTGATGGTGCGACTAGTACTATACCTTACAAGATTTATAACATTGGTAATAATAATCCAGTCGAATTAATGACTTTTATTGAGGCGATCGAAAAGTTTCTTGGTAAAACAGCTCAAAAGAACTTCTTACCGATGCAACCTGGTGATGTTCCCTCTACTTACGCGGACGTGGATGATTTGATGAAAGATGTTGGATTTAAGCCTGCTACACCTATAGAGGAAGGAATTCACTGCTTTGTTCAGTGGTATCGGGCATATTACAAAAATTAG
- a CDS encoding DUF4926 domain-containing protein — protein sequence MNSTIHLLDVVALTEDLPRQGLSRGQVGTVVDELAPDAFLVEFSDDDGRTYAMLPLLTNQLIVLHYKPVKPHLTQTT from the coding sequence ATGAACAGTACGATTCATCTATTAGATGTTGTGGCATTAACCGAGGACTTGCCCAGACAAGGTTTGTCTCGTGGTCAAGTAGGTACCGTTGTCGATGAGCTTGCTCCGGATGCCTTTCTAGTCGAATTTAGTGACGATGACGGACGTACCTATGCTATGCTACCCCTGCTTACCAATCAACTAATCGTTTTGCATTACAAGCCTGTCAAGCCGCACCTAACACAAACCACTTGA
- a CDS encoding type II toxin-antitoxin system prevent-host-death family antitoxin: protein MEIAAGQFKAQCLKLMDEVQNRREEIIITKHGKPIAKLVPFEETPVSVLGFLRNTVLTSGDIVSPIDETWKVNA, encoded by the coding sequence ATGGAAATTGCAGCAGGGCAGTTTAAAGCTCAGTGCCTGAAACTGATGGATGAAGTTCAGAACCGTAGAGAGGAAATTATTATTACCAAGCATGGAAAGCCGATAGCTAAGCTAGTGCCTTTTGAAGAGACTCCCGTTTCAGTGCTGGGATTCTTGAGGAACACCGTGCTAACTTCTGGCGATATTGTAAGCCCCATTGACGAAACGTGGAAAGTCAATGCCTAA
- a CDS encoding type II toxin-antitoxin system VapC family toxin, translating to MPNLEDTLLLLDTHVWIWVMNGEVEMLSPTCRNAIVRASQIGKLRVSAITVWEVGMLEAKGRIRLTKGCLDWVNEALSAPGLALLPLSPEVAIESSRLPGSFHGEPADRILAATSRIYNAILVTQDSKLLDYGQENYLSVMAAR from the coding sequence ATGCCTAATCTTGAGGATACACTTTTGCTATTAGACACCCATGTGTGGATTTGGGTGATGAATGGCGAGGTTGAAATGCTTTCCCCGACCTGTAGAAACGCTATTGTTCGCGCCAGTCAAATCGGAAAGTTACGTGTTTCTGCAATCACTGTGTGGGAAGTGGGAATGCTTGAGGCGAAAGGACGCATCCGGCTGACTAAGGGATGCTTGGATTGGGTGAACGAGGCTCTATCTGCTCCAGGACTCGCACTGCTGCCGCTGAGTCCTGAAGTTGCGATCGAAAGTAGCCGTTTGCCAGGGAGCTTTCATGGAGAACCAGCCGATCGCATATTAGCAGCGACTTCAAGAATATATAATGCAATCCTAGTCACACAGGACAGCAAGCTTCTTGACTACGGGCAGGAAAACTATCTATCTGTAATGGCTGCTCGATAA
- a CDS encoding Uma2 family endonuclease: MYQTDPPRSPKEVLPTMYDLPSEDPEEPGLPDEFHLLQPRLLGETFCPPDYPADQVFVASDLNLYYDPHYTNWYKRPDWFAVVGISRFYEQRDLRLSYVVWQERVNPFIVVELLSPGTEKEDLGQTLRAANQPPTKWEVYERILRIPYYVVFDRYTDELRAFRLEGSRYTQMELRQPRLWLPDLQLGLGLWQGIYQGIERQWLRWYDVTSQWILTPTEQEAQHAEQEQQRAEQEAQRAEQERQRAEQERQRAEQERQRAEQERQRAERLIAQLRSLGVEPDLGSEQR; encoded by the coding sequence ATGTACCAGACAGACCCACCCCGCTCCCCGAAAGAAGTACTTCCTACTATGTACGATCTTCCTAGCGAAGACCCAGAGGAGCCTGGCTTGCCCGACGAGTTTCATTTATTGCAACCCCGGCTGTTGGGAGAAACCTTCTGCCCTCCTGACTATCCTGCCGATCAAGTTTTCGTTGCTAGCGATTTGAATCTCTACTACGACCCTCACTATACCAATTGGTACAAGCGACCGGACTGGTTTGCAGTCGTAGGCATTTCTCGATTCTATGAACAGCGAGATTTACGCTTAAGCTATGTCGTGTGGCAGGAACGTGTTAATCCCTTTATCGTTGTGGAACTGCTCTCGCCTGGTACGGAAAAAGAAGACTTGGGGCAAACCTTACGAGCAGCAAATCAACCGCCGACAAAATGGGAAGTCTACGAGCGAATTTTACGCATTCCCTACTATGTTGTGTTTGACCGCTATACTGATGAGCTGCGTGCTTTTCGCTTAGAAGGCAGTCGTTACACCCAGATGGAACTGAGGCAACCTCGTCTGTGGCTACCAGATCTGCAACTGGGATTGGGGCTTTGGCAAGGGATTTACCAAGGTATCGAACGACAATGGTTACGTTGGTATGATGTTACGAGTCAATGGATTTTAACGCCAACAGAACAAGAAGCACAACACGCAGAGCAAGAACAACAACGTGCAGAGCAAGAAGCACAACGCGCAGAACAAGAACGACAACGCGCAGAACAAGAACGACAACGTGCCGAACAAGAACGACAACGCGCAGAGCAAGAACGACAACGTGCAGAGCGACTGATTGCACAACTGCGATCGCTTGGAGTCGAACCCGATCTAGGTTCTGAGCAGCGATAA
- a CDS encoding polysaccharide biosynthesis tyrosine autokinase: MEDQQRTQQIFFEKNGNGKHSQPSLPIYAVPFQENTQTDDEWDLRQLLTVLRRRALVIGSVAIALSATVCVLTLTRQPQYEGKFQLLVEPVTKESKLEDLTQIPGINTNLQKEGLDYDSQIKVLQSPELMAPIIKNLSTQYPDISYDSLLEFQALKINRLAETKILEVSYQDPDPQKIQFVLQQLAKDYLKYSLQERQTNLRQGIQFVDSQRPQLQLRVNSLQKQLQQFRQQYNFIDPEVKAEQLSQQVNAIKLQRLETEKQLAQARTLYAALQGQSGAELAASSSLYAALQDQPGVGQTQNQASIYQKLVAQLRDIDSQIAAESTRFQEDSPTVQALQNKRENLLPVLQQEASRVLGDKRLEVRNQISILKARAAKIAQAENSLNQQITQLPTLARQYTDLQRELKVATESLNRFLEKRESLQIEAAQKEVPWQVIAAPQLLKEPISPNVMRNLILGAIAGLLAGMGAALLVERLDNVFHSPDDLKEVTKLPLLGVIPFRKHLKQLASPTTGAMALTRLRRLHSATEADVEIKPDGPNLVFGNLNNTHDESYFPFVEAFRSLYTNIGFLGSDTPIHSLVISSALHEDGKSTVAMHLAQAAAAMGRRVLLVDTDLRLPKVHTLLGLSNQQGLSNVISKNLPVLEIIQRAPLWNNLFVLTSGQIPPDPTKLLSSKKMQNIMEQLRQEFDLVIYDTPPLLGLADSSLLATYTNGIVLVVRMDKTDRSVLVQALDQLKFSRANLLGMVCNAAKTNYTPQSYYYCQPHTQSARLS; this comes from the coding sequence ATGGAAGATCAACAACGAACTCAACAGATATTTTTTGAAAAGAATGGCAATGGCAAACACTCGCAGCCATCGTTGCCGATTTATGCAGTGCCCTTTCAAGAGAATACTCAGACTGACGACGAATGGGATTTGCGACAGCTCTTAACAGTGTTACGTCGCCGAGCACTTGTAATTGGCAGTGTAGCGATCGCTCTTTCGGCTACCGTTTGTGTCTTGACTTTAACCCGTCAACCTCAGTATGAAGGCAAGTTCCAGCTTCTGGTTGAACCAGTCACAAAGGAAAGTAAGTTAGAAGATTTAACTCAAATCCCAGGGATAAACACAAATTTACAAAAAGAGGGTTTAGATTACGACTCACAGATTAAGGTTTTGCAGAGTCCTGAACTGATGGCTCCGATTATCAAAAATCTGTCTACTCAGTATCCAGATATTAGCTACGACTCACTGCTTGAATTTCAAGCTCTGAAGATAAACCGCTTAGCAGAAACAAAAATTTTAGAAGTCAGTTACCAAGATCCAGATCCGCAAAAAATTCAGTTTGTTTTACAACAGCTAGCCAAAGATTATTTAAAGTACAGTTTGCAAGAACGACAAACTAATCTGCGGCAGGGAATTCAGTTTGTTGATTCTCAACGCCCCCAGTTGCAATTGCGAGTTAACAGCCTGCAAAAACAACTGCAACAATTTCGGCAGCAGTACAATTTCATCGATCCAGAAGTTAAAGCGGAACAACTGTCTCAGCAAGTCAACGCGATTAAACTCCAGCGGCTGGAGACTGAAAAACAACTCGCTCAAGCCCGTACCTTGTATGCAGCTTTGCAGGGTCAGTCGGGTGCCGAATTGGCAGCCAGCTCAAGCTTGTATGCGGCTTTGCAGGACCAGCCGGGTGTGGGTCAAACACAGAATCAAGCTTCAATTTACCAGAAATTAGTAGCTCAGTTGCGGGATATAGACAGTCAGATTGCGGCAGAGTCAACTAGATTTCAGGAAGATAGCCCAACGGTTCAGGCACTACAAAATAAGCGAGAAAATTTGCTGCCTGTCTTGCAGCAGGAAGCCTCACGGGTGTTAGGGGATAAACGGCTGGAGGTGAGGAACCAAATTTCGATTTTAAAAGCACGGGCGGCAAAGATTGCCCAAGCGGAAAACAGCTTAAATCAACAAATTACACAGTTGCCAACTCTAGCGCGGCAATACACCGACTTGCAACGGGAATTAAAGGTTGCGACCGAGAGTTTGAACCGATTTCTAGAAAAACGCGAATCGCTCCAGATTGAAGCTGCTCAAAAGGAAGTTCCCTGGCAGGTAATTGCCGCTCCCCAGCTGCTCAAAGAGCCGATTTCTCCGAATGTAATGCGGAATCTAATTTTGGGTGCGATCGCTGGTTTGCTAGCTGGGATGGGAGCCGCATTGTTGGTAGAAAGGCTGGATAACGTGTTCCACTCTCCTGACGACCTCAAGGAAGTAACAAAACTACCACTTTTAGGAGTGATTCCTTTCCGCAAACACCTCAAACAACTTGCTTCTCCGACCACAGGTGCAATGGCGCTCACCCGCCTCAGACGCCTGCACTCTGCAACCGAAGCAGATGTTGAGATCAAACCAGATGGTCCCAATTTGGTGTTTGGTAATCTCAACAACACTCACGATGAAAGCTATTTTCCGTTTGTAGAGGCATTCCGCTCTCTGTATACAAACATCGGTTTTCTCGGTTCTGACACGCCGATTCACTCGCTAGTAATTAGCTCAGCTCTACACGAGGATGGTAAGTCTACAGTTGCTATGCACTTAGCGCAGGCAGCTGCTGCTATGGGGCGACGAGTGTTGTTAGTAGATACAGATTTGCGTCTGCCTAAGGTGCATACTCTGCTAGGTTTATCGAATCAGCAGGGACTGAGCAACGTTATTTCTAAAAACTTACCGGTTTTAGAGATCATCCAGCGAGCGCCCTTATGGAATAACCTCTTCGTGTTAACTTCTGGTCAAATCCCACCTGACCCAACCAAGCTCCTCTCTTCTAAAAAGATGCAGAATATCATGGAGCAACTGCGGCAAGAGTTTGACTTGGTTATCTATGACACTCCACCTTTGTTAGGACTTGCTGATAGCAGTCTGCTTGCCACCTATACCAATGGAATCGTGCTGGTGGTGCGGATGGATAAGACAGATCGTTCTGTGTTGGTGCAAGCCTTAGATCAGTTAAAATTTTCTCGCGCCAATCTTTTGGGCATGGTTTGCAATGCTGCTAAAACCAACTATACACCGCAGAGTTACTATTACTGCCAACCTCATACCCAAAGTGCCAGATTAAGCTAA
- a CDS encoding secondary thiamine-phosphate synthase enzyme YjbQ, producing the protein MHYQQLLKISTTGKSLCKITPKIEAIVAESGVETGLCTLFLRHTSASLVIQENADPDVLKDLANFMAKIVPESAQYIHDTEGPDDMPAHIRTALTHTSEQIPIANGQLVLGTWQGIYIWEHRQRNHMRELVVHITGK; encoded by the coding sequence ATGCACTACCAACAACTGCTTAAAATTTCTACTACTGGCAAATCTTTGTGTAAAATTACTCCAAAAATTGAAGCGATCGTTGCGGAGTCTGGGGTGGAAACTGGACTTTGTACGTTATTTTTACGCCACACCTCTGCTAGCTTAGTCATTCAAGAAAATGCCGATCCAGACGTACTCAAGGATCTAGCTAACTTTATGGCAAAAATAGTGCCAGAGTCTGCTCAATACATCCACGATACTGAAGGACCGGATGATATGCCAGCTCATATCCGCACCGCCCTTACCCACACTTCAGAGCAAATTCCGATTGCTAACGGTCAACTGGTGTTAGGAACTTGGCAGGGAATTTACATTTGGGAACATCGGCAGCGGAACCACATGAGAGAACTTGTGGTTCACATTACGGGTAAATAA
- a CDS encoding glycosyl transferase — protein MEKTRPILYVAITNHGFGHATRTASVAAAIQRLCPEVLLIIVTTAPRWLLESYIDGDFIYRPRAFDLGVVQSDSLIMDKAATLENLRFLKSQQRSLIASEVNFIRQNRVELILADIPPLAAMIAKTAGIPCWMISNFGWDFIYRAWGGEFVEIADWIGEQFSQCDRLFRLPFHEPMSAFPHIVDVGLTGGSPRYPIDELRSTYGITTPVAQTVLLTFGGLGLQQIPYDNLQGFLDWQFITFDRSAPDLPNLLKITEQKHRPVDFMPLCGRVVSKPGYGTFAEAVRVGVPIVSMTRDEFAEAAFLIAGITNYNFHQILSPAEFFQGNWEFLHQPPQPPQQSQPIVKDGNEAIARAVLSYFQTH, from the coding sequence ATGGAAAAGACTCGACCAATTTTGTATGTGGCAATTACTAATCACGGGTTCGGTCATGCCACCCGCACCGCATCCGTTGCAGCGGCAATTCAGCGGTTGTGTCCAGAAGTGTTGCTAATTATAGTGACAACAGCACCGCGTTGGTTGTTAGAGTCCTACATTGATGGAGATTTTATCTATCGTCCGCGAGCCTTTGATCTAGGTGTGGTGCAATCAGATAGCTTGATAATGGATAAAGCAGCCACCCTAGAAAACCTCCGCTTTCTCAAAAGCCAGCAGCGATCGCTCATTGCCTCTGAAGTTAACTTTATCCGTCAAAACCGCGTGGAATTAATTTTGGCAGATATTCCTCCCCTGGCAGCCATGATTGCTAAAACAGCGGGGATTCCCTGTTGGATGATCAGTAACTTTGGCTGGGACTTCATCTACCGGGCTTGGGGAGGTGAATTTGTTGAAATTGCTGATTGGATTGGCGAGCAGTTCAGTCAGTGCGATCGCCTATTTCGTCTGCCCTTCCACGAACCGATGAGTGCCTTTCCCCACATTGTTGATGTAGGCTTAACAGGCGGTTCGCCTCGATACCCAATAGACGAGCTAAGATCCACCTATGGGATCACAACCCCTGTGGCTCAGACGGTGCTACTCACGTTTGGCGGTTTGGGTTTGCAACAGATTCCCTATGACAACCTGCAGGGCTTTCTCGATTGGCAATTCATTACCTTCGATCGCTCTGCTCCTGATTTGCCGAACTTGCTTAAAATTACCGAGCAGAAACACCGCCCAGTGGATTTCATGCCGTTATGTGGCAGGGTAGTTTCTAAACCAGGTTATGGCACCTTTGCTGAAGCCGTGCGAGTTGGAGTGCCAATCGTTTCTATGACGCGGGATGAATTTGCCGAAGCCGCTTTTTTGATTGCTGGTATTACGAATTATAACTTCCACCAAATTCTCAGCCCCGCTGAGTTTTTTCAAGGTAATTGGGAATTTTTGCACCAACCACCCCAACCGCCGCAGCAATCCCAACCGATAGTAAAAGATGGGAACGAGGCGATCGCTCGTGCTGTTCTCAGCTATTTCCAAACTCATTGA
- a CDS encoding aminotransferase class V-fold PLP-dependent enzyme, which translates to MTNIFAAQTQLELHRQQFPALANKAYFNYGGQGPMPQAAIDATNSAQEYIQRSGPFSAEVNAWTTQEVEQTRQAIGSELEVPAETITITEDVTVGCNIALWGIDWQAGDHILLSDCEHPGVIAAAQEIGHRFGVELSTCPLMATLNEGNPAEVIAQHLRSTTRLVVLSHILWNTGQVLPIAEIVQVCRQHNSSRPVQVLVDAAQSVGLLPLNLTQLGADFYAFTGHKWWCGPAGVGGLYVRPEARESLRPTFIGWRSVVIDAEGKPVDWQPDGRRYEIATSAYSQYAGLRAAIATHQQWGTAQERYQQICQLSHYLWQRLTELSDIICLRVAPPQAGLVSFQLTSSKRADSTHLQLVKFLEKQGLMTRTLAAPDCVRACVHYFTLPTEIDLLIDKIQKFCQM; encoded by the coding sequence ATGACCAACATTTTTGCAGCACAAACCCAACTTGAGCTACATCGACAACAATTTCCAGCTTTAGCGAATAAAGCTTATTTCAATTATGGGGGTCAAGGACCAATGCCCCAAGCGGCAATCGATGCCACAAACAGCGCCCAGGAATATATCCAACGCTCAGGTCCATTTTCGGCAGAAGTGAATGCCTGGACTACTCAGGAAGTTGAACAAACAAGACAAGCGATCGGCTCTGAGTTGGAAGTTCCAGCTGAAACAATCACGATCACAGAGGATGTGACTGTTGGCTGCAACATTGCTTTATGGGGCATTGATTGGCAAGCAGGCGATCATATCCTGCTATCAGACTGCGAACACCCCGGCGTCATTGCCGCAGCACAGGAAATTGGACACAGATTTGGTGTAGAGCTTTCCACCTGTCCACTAATGGCAACACTGAACGAGGGCAATCCAGCGGAAGTAATTGCTCAGCACTTGCGCTCCACAACTCGTTTAGTAGTGTTGAGTCATATTCTTTGGAATACTGGTCAAGTTTTGCCTATTGCTGAAATTGTTCAGGTATGCAGACAACACAATAGCTCTAGACCCGTACAAGTTCTGGTAGATGCTGCTCAATCCGTGGGTTTATTACCTTTGAATTTAACTCAATTAGGGGCAGACTTCTACGCTTTTACAGGTCATAAGTGGTGGTGTGGTCCCGCTGGAGTGGGTGGTTTATATGTCCGACCAGAAGCACGAGAAAGTTTGCGACCCACCTTTATTGGGTGGCGTAGCGTTGTCATTGATGCTGAAGGGAAACCCGTGGATTGGCAACCGGATGGACGGCGATACGAAATCGCTACTTCAGCTTATAGTCAGTACGCTGGATTACGGGCAGCGATCGCTACCCATCAGCAATGGGGAACCGCTCAGGAACGTTACCAGCAAATTTGTCAACTGAGTCACTACCTCTGGCAACGCTTAACCGAGTTATCTGACATCATCTGCTTGCGGGTTGCACCACCGCAAGCTGGTCTTGTCTCTTTCCAGCTCACTAGTAGCAAGCGAGCAGACTCTACTCATCTACAGCTGGTAAAGTTTCTGGAAAAACAAGGTTTGATGACTCGGACACTTGCAGCTCCCGATTGTGTAAGAGCCTGCGTCCACTACTTCACCCTCCCAACTGAAATCGATCTGCTGATCGACAAAATTCAAAAATTTTGCCAAATGTAA